A single Clostridium sp. AN503 DNA region contains:
- a CDS encoding transglycosylase domain-containing protein: protein MRSRNTIKAILKGIASFFVSLFGILGWLLQAMMQLLTATLIIGALAALLIYVKAKPDLDYCREVAYDKLSQMQRQDFRMLSDTEIYDKDNQLIGLINAGHYEYVPIDKISLNIQNAYIAQEDRRFKSHTGVDWIATFRAGLALVKNRGEITQGGSTITQQVIKNTYLTQEQSFTRKIVEILLAPEVEKEYSKADIMEFYCNTNFYGNHCYGVQAASRYYFGKNADELQPYEAAVLVGLSNSPTAYDPIKNPEAALTKRNDVLHSMYEVGYLTREEYDADIAQSLSIVQEEAEGTDENYQSSYAIHCAALQLMALDGFEFQYTFEDKDDYDSYVDRYQTVYNEKNDEIRAGGYRIYTSLDNSLQQVLQAQIDNGLSSYTELQDNGKFALQGAGVIVDNQTNYVVAIVGGRGTEDMFNRAYLSARQPGSTIKPLIDYGPAFDTGEYYPARMVDDHKWEDGPSNSGGHYYGNVTVREALNRSLNTVAWQILTDIGVNFGLDYLGQMDFLKLTYIDNDVPSLSIGGFTNGVRVVDMAKGYSTLANSGVYNDRTCIRQIDHEQQGNLTKDLKPHARQVYQEDSAYMLTDILKGTLTESYGTGYGLALDNDMPAAGKTGTTNSSKDTWFCGYTRYYTTAVWVGYDIPRAMPGIYGKTYAGKIWKQVMDQIHTGKEPWDWEQPATVEEQPDEKTGITDLVSATAKLRAEQSLHDKEQRRLEDELKASVDEFENKTIETVEDTYWVKNRYQSLVSKLNLMDEGELRGELLERVTSRYEEFSVTIKEMQSTIALYEKQKEREQADAQKRAEETAEKRRKELEIQTRKNEFLIALRDVENLEYQAPNASELIQTAISKLPLVADYEEAASYSTRLDAAISRVSTLPTAEEWQMMEEKKAAEEAAAQESVQQQISQEQSKLEGALNQEQKKWNNSTPHEVGPGVSPSPVVIPGPEGE from the coding sequence ATGAGATCACGCAACACCATCAAGGCAATCCTCAAAGGCATTGCCAGTTTTTTCGTAAGCCTGTTCGGAATCCTCGGATGGCTTTTACAGGCCATGATGCAGCTTCTGACCGCCACACTCATCATCGGCGCTCTGGCCGCGCTTTTAATCTACGTAAAAGCCAAGCCGGATTTAGACTACTGCCGGGAAGTCGCCTACGACAAGCTTTCCCAGATGCAGCGCCAGGATTTCCGCATGCTTTCCGACACCGAGATATATGACAAGGATAACCAGCTGATCGGCCTGATCAACGCCGGACACTACGAATATGTACCGATCGACAAGATCAGTCTAAATATCCAGAACGCATACATAGCCCAGGAGGACAGGCGTTTCAAGAGCCATACCGGCGTAGACTGGATCGCCACATTCCGTGCAGGGCTTGCACTTGTAAAAAACCGCGGTGAGATCACCCAGGGCGGCAGTACGATCACCCAGCAGGTCATCAAGAACACGTACTTAACCCAGGAGCAGAGCTTCACCCGCAAGATCGTCGAGATCCTTCTGGCGCCGGAGGTGGAGAAGGAGTATTCCAAGGCCGACATCATGGAATTCTACTGCAACACCAACTTCTACGGCAATCATTGTTACGGCGTGCAGGCTGCCAGCCGCTACTATTTCGGCAAAAATGCGGACGAACTTCAGCCCTACGAGGCTGCCGTGCTGGTAGGCTTAAGCAACAGTCCTACCGCCTATGATCCCATCAAGAATCCAGAGGCAGCGCTCACCAAGCGCAACGACGTACTGCACAGTATGTATGAGGTGGGTTACTTAACCCGGGAAGAATATGACGCGGACATCGCCCAGTCCCTGAGCATTGTCCAGGAAGAAGCCGAGGGCACAGACGAGAACTACCAGTCCAGCTACGCGATCCACTGTGCCGCACTACAGCTTATGGCGCTGGACGGGTTTGAGTTCCAGTACACATTCGAAGACAAGGACGATTACGACAGCTATGTAGACCGTTATCAGACCGTTTACAATGAAAAGAATGATGAGATCCGCGCAGGCGGCTACCGTATTTACACATCTCTGGACAACAGCCTCCAGCAGGTCCTCCAGGCTCAGATCGATAACGGGCTTTCCTCCTACACAGAATTGCAGGACAACGGCAAATTCGCACTCCAGGGTGCAGGCGTCATCGTGGACAACCAGACGAACTATGTGGTCGCCATCGTGGGCGGACGCGGCACGGAGGATATGTTCAACCGCGCCTATCTAAGCGCCCGGCAGCCCGGCAGCACCATCAAGCCGCTGATCGACTATGGCCCCGCCTTCGATACGGGAGAATACTATCCCGCCCGGATGGTGGACGACCACAAATGGGAGGACGGTCCCTCCAACAGCGGCGGTCATTACTACGGAAATGTGACTGTGCGCGAAGCCCTCAACCGCAGCTTGAACACCGTAGCATGGCAGATCCTCACAGATATCGGCGTCAACTTCGGACTGGACTATCTGGGACAGATGGATTTCCTGAAATTGACTTACATTGACAATGATGTGCCGTCCTTAAGCATCGGCGGGTTCACAAATGGCGTGCGGGTAGTGGATATGGCAAAAGGCTACAGTACCCTCGCCAACAGCGGTGTCTATAACGACCGCACCTGTATCCGCCAGATCGACCATGAACAGCAGGGCAACTTGACCAAAGACTTAAAGCCCCATGCCAGACAGGTCTACCAGGAGGACTCCGCCTACATGCTGACGGATATCCTGAAAGGTACCCTGACCGAGAGCTACGGCACCGGTTACGGCCTGGCCCTGGACAATGACATGCCCGCCGCAGGCAAGACCGGCACCACCAACAGCAGCAAGGATACCTGGTTCTGCGGATATACCCGGTATTACACCACCGCTGTCTGGGTGGGATATGACATTCCCCGGGCCATGCCCGGTATCTACGGCAAAACCTATGCGGGAAAGATCTGGAAGCAGGTCATGGACCAGATCCACACCGGCAAAGAACCATGGGACTGGGAACAGCCTGCCACAGTGGAGGAACAGCCGGACGAAAAGACCGGGATCACCGATCTGGTCAGCGCCACAGCCAAGCTGCGCGCCGAGCAGAGTCTCCACGACAAGGAGCAGCGGCGTTTGGAGGATGAGCTGAAAGCCTCTGTAGACGAATTCGAGAATAAGACCATCGAGACTGTGGAGGACACTTATTGGGTGAAGAACCGCTACCAGTCTCTGGTATCCAAACTGAACCTCATGGATGAGGGCGAACTGCGCGGAGAGCTTCTGGAACGGGTCACCTCCCGGTACGAGGAATTTTCCGTCACGATCAAAGAGATGCAGTCCACCATCGCCCTCTATGAAAAACAGAAAGAACGGGAACAGGCCGACGCTCAGAAGCGCGCGGAGGAGACTGCCGAGAAGCGCCGCAAGGAGCTGGAGATCCAGACCAGGAAGAACGAATTTCTGATCGCCCTGCGGGATGTGGAGAACCTGGAGTATCAGGCTCCCAATGCTTCTGAACTGATCCAGACTGCCATCAGCAAGCTGCCTCTGGTCGCAGACTATGAGGAAGCCGCTTCCTACAGCACACGCCTGGACGCTGCTATTTCCCGCGTTTCCACCCTGCCGACCGCTGAAGAATGGCAGATGATGGAGGAAAAGAAAGCTGCAGAGGAAGCTGCTGCACAGGAATCTGTACAGCAGCAGATCAGCCAGGAACAGTCAAAGCTCGAAGGCGCCTTAAACCAGGAACAGAAAAAATGGAATAACAGCACCCCGCACGAAGTAGGGCCGGGCGTAAGCCCCAGCCCGGTAGTCATTCCGGGGCCGGAAGGAGAGTGA
- a CDS encoding helix-turn-helix domain-containing protein: MDKKEPKPTPYEPPGMRRLCREIFGTDEAEELREIARKAKAYDRLMKKDRPVNLRGAGRKQCFTDAEVDMLITLYQEGKSIQFLAEHFDASRPTIYKYLESEKRFEKNPFLTMRMIFMDGDKECTVIDVDFKHKKIYIRNKTKDILHRAFGVVEDPDWEAFEEFLESRCFPISRANLKLVLRDVGVPTYDPLQIIEKTGGRMAEDNQWIRIQYREEVLKRGIHQLGPCRKD, from the coding sequence ATGGATAAAAAAGAACCGAAGCCAACACCCTACGAGCCGCCGGGGATGCGCCGGCTGTGCCGTGAGATCTTCGGCACGGATGAGGCGGAGGAACTGAGGGAGATTGCCCGCAAGGCGAAAGCCTATGACCGCCTGATGAAAAAAGACCGTCCGGTCAACCTGCGGGGAGCCGGGCGCAAGCAGTGTTTTACCGACGCGGAAGTGGATATGCTGATCACCCTGTACCAGGAAGGGAAGTCCATCCAGTTCCTGGCAGAGCATTTTGATGCCAGCAGGCCCACCATATACAAGTATCTGGAGTCGGAGAAGCGGTTTGAGAAGAATCCTTTTTTGACCATGCGGATGATCTTTATGGACGGGGATAAGGAGTGCACAGTCATAGATGTGGATTTTAAACACAAGAAGATCTATATCAGGAACAAGACAAAGGATATCCTCCACAGGGCCTTCGGGGTGGTGGAGGATCCGGACTGGGAGGCTTTTGAAGAATTTTTAGAGAGCCGCTGTTTTCCCATAAGCCGTGCCAACTTAAAACTGGTCTTGCGGGATGTGGGCGTGCCGACATATGATCCCCTCCAGATCATTGAGAAGACCGGGGGGCGCATGGCGGAGGATAACCAGTGGATCAGGATCCAGTACCGGGAGGAGGTGCTAAAGCGTGGAATACATCAACTTGGACCTTGTCGAAAGGACTGA
- a CDS encoding QueT transporter family protein codes for MRESKNKVQFMTQSAMIAAIYTALTVAFAPVAYGPVQFRISEALCVLPFFTPAAIPGLFLGCAISNGIGVALGTAVLPDVVFGSLATLIGALGSYAVRKNRWLVCIPPIAANTIIIPWVLRYAYGAPDLIPVMMVTVGIGEILAVGVLGNFLLAALERYKGLIFKKIFVG; via the coding sequence ATGAGAGAATCAAAAAACAAGGTTCAATTTATGACGCAGTCTGCGATGATCGCGGCGATCTACACGGCGCTGACGGTCGCATTTGCGCCGGTTGCCTACGGGCCTGTCCAGTTCCGGATATCCGAGGCATTGTGTGTCCTGCCGTTTTTCACACCGGCAGCGATCCCGGGGCTGTTCCTGGGGTGCGCCATATCCAACGGGATCGGTGTGGCGCTTGGAACGGCGGTCCTTCCGGATGTGGTCTTCGGAAGCCTGGCTACGCTCATTGGCGCGCTGGGATCCTACGCAGTGAGGAAGAACCGGTGGCTGGTGTGTATTCCTCCGATCGCAGCCAATACGATCATCATCCCGTGGGTGCTGCGCTATGCTTATGGCGCGCCGGATCTGATCCCGGTCATGATGGTGACGGTGGGGATCGGCGAGATCCTGGCGGTCGGCGTGCTGGGGAATTTCCTGCTGGCGGCGCTGGAGCGTTATAAGGGCCTGATTTTTAAAAAGATATTTGTAGGATAA
- the glgX gene encoding glycogen debranching protein GlgX — MNINNQKLKPVDHINGFDVRPGLYEVNGASALPDGVSFTIASRGATSCELLLFHRQESKPYACIPFPACYRIGNVFSMMVFGLEIDEFEYAYRLDGPYQPEKGLVFDKTKYILDPYAKAVTGQSQWGVHLPGEEHRYKARVVQDNFDWGNCKQPLIPLRDNIIYELHVRGFTKHASSGVKHPGTFAGLMEKIPYLKELGVNAVELMPIFEFDEVGGGREVDGRKLLDYWGYNPVCFFAPNTSYAAQTEYNQEGMELKCLIKALNDNGIEVILDVVFNHTAEGNEKGPFFSFKGLDNNIYYMLTPDGYYYNFSGCGNTLNCNHPVVRQMILDCLRYWVINYRVDGFRFDLASILGRSEEGAPMSSPPLLESLAYDPILGGVDLIAEAWDAGGLYQVGSFPSWNRWAEWNGKYRDDIRSFLKGDAGYGNAALLRIMGSPDLYPPEKRGDHASVNFLTCHDGFTLYDLYSYNEKHNEANDWNNTDGSSDNRSWNCGAEGETEDEAVNLLRLRMVKNACAVLLCSRGTPMFLAGDEFGNTQFGNNNAYCQDNEISWLDWSLLQKNREIFDFFKFMTAFRRKHAVIRRNTAPASCGHPWMSGYGFGQTPSQIPELWNGSCGPETRTIGVMFAGKDEDTGQDDAVYLAVNAYWEPRRIVLPLVTIECYWIPVVDTGRGPAAIIDGEEILDRREYVCAPRSVAVFVMKGRRGNSPDR; from the coding sequence CCGGGGCGCCACGTCCTGTGAACTGCTTTTGTTTCACAGGCAGGAGTCAAAGCCGTATGCGTGCATTCCATTTCCGGCATGTTACCGGATCGGCAATGTTTTTTCCATGATGGTATTTGGCTTGGAGATCGATGAGTTTGAATATGCCTACAGGCTGGACGGTCCGTATCAGCCGGAAAAAGGGCTGGTCTTTGATAAGACGAAATACATTCTGGACCCTTACGCGAAGGCGGTCACCGGGCAGAGCCAGTGGGGCGTTCATCTGCCGGGAGAGGAGCACCGGTACAAGGCCCGGGTGGTGCAGGACAATTTTGACTGGGGCAACTGTAAGCAGCCGCTGATCCCCTTGCGGGACAATATTATCTATGAGCTGCATGTGCGGGGATTTACGAAACATGCTTCTTCCGGCGTAAAGCATCCGGGCACCTTTGCCGGCCTGATGGAGAAGATACCGTACTTAAAAGAACTGGGCGTCAATGCGGTGGAGCTGATGCCGATCTTTGAGTTTGACGAGGTAGGCGGCGGCCGGGAGGTGGACGGACGGAAGCTTCTGGATTACTGGGGCTACAATCCCGTGTGCTTTTTTGCGCCCAACACCAGCTACGCGGCGCAGACGGAGTACAATCAGGAAGGGATGGAGTTAAAATGCCTGATCAAAGCGCTCAATGACAACGGTATTGAGGTGATCCTGGATGTGGTGTTCAACCATACGGCGGAGGGAAATGAGAAGGGGCCGTTTTTCTCCTTCAAGGGCCTGGACAATAATATCTACTATATGCTGACGCCGGACGGGTATTATTATAATTTCAGCGGCTGCGGCAATACCTTAAACTGCAACCATCCAGTGGTGCGGCAGATGATCCTGGACTGCCTGCGCTACTGGGTCATCAATTACCGGGTGGACGGTTTCCGGTTTGACTTGGCTTCGATCCTGGGCAGGAGTGAGGAAGGCGCACCCATGAGCAGCCCGCCGCTGTTAGAAAGCCTGGCCTATGACCCGATCCTGGGCGGGGTGGATCTGATCGCGGAGGCATGGGATGCGGGCGGACTGTACCAGGTAGGGTCATTTCCTTCCTGGAACCGCTGGGCGGAGTGGAACGGAAAATACCGGGATGATATCCGAAGCTTTCTAAAAGGCGACGCCGGCTATGGCAATGCCGCCCTGCTGCGCATTATGGGCTCGCCGGATCTGTACCCGCCTGAAAAGAGGGGAGATCACGCGTCGGTCAATTTCCTGACCTGCCATGACGGATTCACGCTCTATGACCTTTATTCTTATAATGAAAAGCATAACGAAGCCAATGACTGGAACAATACGGACGGCAGCAGTGACAACCGGAGCTGGAACTGCGGGGCGGAGGGTGAGACTGAGGATGAGGCGGTAAATCTCCTGCGGCTGCGCATGGTAAAGAATGCCTGTGCGGTATTGCTGTGCAGCCGGGGAACGCCGATGTTCCTGGCGGGGGATGAATTTGGCAATACCCAGTTCGGGAATAACAATGCATACTGCCAGGACAATGAGATATCCTGGCTGGACTGGTCACTGCTTCAGAAAAACAGGGAGATATTTGATTTCTTTAAATTCATGACCGCATTTCGCAGGAAACACGCGGTCATACGGAGGAATACCGCACCGGCGTCCTGCGGGCATCCGTGGATGAGCGGATATGGGTTTGGACAGACGCCTTCACAGATTCCGGAGCTATGGAATGGCAGCTGCGGGCCAGAGACCAGGACCATCGGCGTTATGTTTGCGGGAAAGGATGAAGATACCGGGCAGGATGATGCAGTCTATCTGGCGGTCAATGCATATTGGGAGCCCAGGCGGATCGTGCTGCCGCTTGTCACGATCGAATGTTACTGGATCCCGGTTGTGGATACAGGACGGGGACCGGCTGCCATCATAGACGGTGAGGAGATTCTGGACCGCCGTGAGTATGTCTGCGCGCCGCGCTCTGTGGCGGTGTTTGTGATGAAAGGGCGGCGGGGAAACAGCCCGGACAGGTGA